A window of Chryseobacterium sp. IHB B 17019 genomic DNA:
TATTATGTCGAAATTAGTCGGCAAACATATGATCAAAAGAAAATCCGGAAAGATCATCAATATCTGCTCGATGATGAGTGAGCTGGGGCGCGACAATGTAGTGGCGTATGCTTCTGCAAAAGGTGGTCTGAAAATGCTTACCAAAAATCTGGCAACAGAATGGGCAAAACATAATATTCAGGTGAACGGAATCGGTCCCGGATATTTTGCGACTTCTCAGACAGAACCAATTCGAGTGGATGGACATCCTTTCAACGATTTTATCATCAGCAGAACGCCGGAAGGAAGATGGGGAAATCCCGAAGACCTTGCCGGAACCGCTATTTTCCTGGCTTCGGATGCAAGCAGATTTATCAACGGACAGATTATTTACGTTGACGGCGGGATTTTAGCGACTATCGGAAAACCTGCTAATGAATAACAACAGAATTAGATTAAAATGAAACCTTTTATTACAGATAATTTTTTATTACAAAATAAATACGCGGAAGAATTATACTTCAAGTATGCGGAAAAGCAACCCATCATTGATTATCATAATCACTTGATTCCCAAAGATATTGCAGAAGACACCGTTTTCGAAAATATCTCAAAGGTTTGGATTGCAGGCGACCATTACAAATGGAGAGCGATGCGTACAATGGGCGTGAACGAAAAATTCATCACCGGAGATTCTTCAGATAAAGAAAAATTTGAGGCTTGGGCAAAAACAGTCCCTTATACATTGAGAAATCCTTTGTATCACTGGACGCATTTAGAATTAAAAAGATACTTCGGAATTGATGAATTATTAAATGCAGACAACGCATCAGAAATTTACGAAAACATCACCGCTCAGCTTCAGACTCCTGAAAAATCGACAAGAGGTTTATTAAAAATGATGAATGTAGAATCTCTGTGCACAACAGAAGATCCTACAGATCTATTAAATTATCACCAAGATTTAGCGAAAAGTGACTTCTCTATTAAAGTAAGTACCGCTTTCCGTCCTGATAAAGCAATTTTAATTGAAAACCACAACTTTGCAGATTATATTTCAAAGCTAGGCGAATCGGCAGGAATTGAAATTAATTCTTACCAAACTTTGTGTGATGCTTTATTGAAAAGAATTGAATATTTCCACGAAAACGGATGCAGACTGTGCGATCACGGATTGAATAATATTTCTTTCGAAGAATTTACAGAAGCGGAAGTTAATGCTATTTTCAATGATAAAATTTCAGGAAAAGTAATTGCTGAAAAACAGGTAAATCAGTTTAAAACTGCTATTTTATTATTCTTAGGCGAAACTTATCATAAGTTTGGCTGGGTTCAGCAGTTTCATTTGGGAGCTTTGAGAAATAATAACGAAAGAATGCACAGGATTCTAGGTCCTGATACGGGTTGGGATTCTATCGGTGACTTCGTTCAGGCTGAAACGCTGTCTAAATTATTAAACGCTTTAGACGGAAAAGATAAATTAACAAAGACAATTTTATATAACTTAAATCCCGCCGACAACGAGATTTTCGCGACAATGATCGGGAATTTCAACGACGGTAGCATCAAAGGAAAAGTACAGTTCGGTTCAGGATGGTGGTTCCTTGACCAGAAAGATGGAATGATCAAGCAGATGAATGCCCTTTCAAACATGGGATTAATCAGCTGTTTCGTTGGAATGCTGACGGATTCCAGAAGTTTCCTTTCTTATCCGAGACACGAATATTTCAGAAGAGTATTGTGTAATCTTTTCGGTGAAGAAATGAAAAATGGTGAATTACCTGATGATATTGAGTTAATTGGTAAAACAATTTCAGATATTTGTTATCATAATGCTAAAAATTATTTTGATTTTTAAATAAAATTAAATTTTTAAACCATTAAGAAACTTTTGTGTCTTTTGTGGTTAAATAAAAAGAGTTAATTAAAATTATGAGTAACAAAATAGTCACATTCGGAGAAGTTATCATGCGACTTTCGCCACCGGGAAACAGAACCATGAAGCAGAGCCACGAAATGGAATTTTTTTTCGGCGGAACGGAGCTTAATGTAGCATCTTCATTGGCAACAATGGGTTGTGATGTGAGACATATCAGCAGTGTTTCTGATGATTTTGTGGGTGAATCGGCGGTTTCTTTTATTAAAAGTTTCGGGATTGATACAACTTTCATCAACAAAAATGAACATCCTTTAGGCTTATATTTTTTGGAAGTCGGTTCATCAGTTCGCGCCAGCAGAATCGCTTATAATAGATTAAATGGTTCTTTTGCGAATATTAAATCTGAACAAATTGACTGGAAAAAAGCCTTTGAAGGCTGCAAATATTTCCATTGGACAGGCATCAGCCCCGGAATTTCAGAATCGGCCTATGAAAGTTTAAAAGAAGGTTTACAAACAGCCCGTGAATTAGGAGTTGAAGTTACATCAGACCCAGCTTACCGCTCAAACCTTTGGAAATACGGTAAAAATGGAAACGAAGTTTTGAAAGAATTGGTTTCATATTCAACGATTTTCATCGGTGGAGTGAATGAAATTAATGAAATTCTGGGAACTCAGTTCTTATTAGATAAAGAAGGTTTCATCGAAGCCTGTAAAGAATTAAAACAACAAATTCCTTCTATTCATAAGGTTTTC
This region includes:
- a CDS encoding gluconate 5-dehydrogenase, with translation MNLFDLSGKVAVVTGGTHGLGMAMAEGLAAAGAELAITSTTPSKLEEALNYYHDKGYKATGYLFDVTDELEAAQKVALMEATHGKIDILVNNAGIIKRVPAIEMEVEDFRKVIDVDLTGPFIMSKLVGKHMIKRKSGKIINICSMMSELGRDNVVAYASAKGGLKMLTKNLATEWAKHNIQVNGIGPGYFATSQTEPIRVDGHPFNDFIISRTPEGRWGNPEDLAGTAIFLASDASRFINGQIIYVDGGILATIGKPANE
- the uxaC gene encoding glucuronate isomerase, coding for MKPFITDNFLLQNKYAEELYFKYAEKQPIIDYHNHLIPKDIAEDTVFENISKVWIAGDHYKWRAMRTMGVNEKFITGDSSDKEKFEAWAKTVPYTLRNPLYHWTHLELKRYFGIDELLNADNASEIYENITAQLQTPEKSTRGLLKMMNVESLCTTEDPTDLLNYHQDLAKSDFSIKVSTAFRPDKAILIENHNFADYISKLGESAGIEINSYQTLCDALLKRIEYFHENGCRLCDHGLNNISFEEFTEAEVNAIFNDKISGKVIAEKQVNQFKTAILLFLGETYHKFGWVQQFHLGALRNNNERMHRILGPDTGWDSIGDFVQAETLSKLLNALDGKDKLTKTILYNLNPADNEIFATMIGNFNDGSIKGKVQFGSGWWFLDQKDGMIKQMNALSNMGLISCFVGMLTDSRSFLSYPRHEYFRRVLCNLFGEEMKNGELPDDIELIGKTISDICYHNAKNYFDF
- a CDS encoding sugar kinase, coding for MSNKIVTFGEVIMRLSPPGNRTMKQSHEMEFFFGGTELNVASSLATMGCDVRHISSVSDDFVGESAVSFIKSFGIDTTFINKNEHPLGLYFLEVGSSVRASRIAYNRLNGSFANIKSEQIDWKKAFEGCKYFHWTGISPGISESAYESLKEGLQTARELGVEVTSDPAYRSNLWKYGKNGNEVLKELVSYSTIFIGGVNEINEILGTQFLLDKEGFIEACKELKQQIPSIHKVFDKIRIGVTASSQQTQGRALVGNDYFETELLEVNPVVDRIGTGDAFAAGLIYGLINFNDEKALKFANAACAIKHTIPGDINYCSAEDILEVMNGDSGGRIKR